Proteins found in one Sorghum bicolor cultivar BTx623 chromosome 1, Sorghum_bicolor_NCBIv3, whole genome shotgun sequence genomic segment:
- the LOC8063009 gene encoding agamous-like MADS-box protein AGL80 produces MARKKVTLQWIANDATRRATFKKRRKGLMKKASELATLCDVDACVVVYGEGETQPEVWPDVAKAAQVLARFKAMPELDQCKKMMDMEGFLTQRIDKLKEQLHKAQRENRERETTLLLHDAIVGRRPSLVGLSVEDIAGLGWMVENRLVGVKESLERHHHQVQAAGGKQPQGGHQGNAVVPPPTLQLQMPPQVSLQPLMPYNIGGGPAGQTDGVHHQAPPHPQASSWLMEVARAGGDLGALVYSGFSGGRGSFGGSAGAGTSTSAVAADMLPHLGNFGAGFGWSDPAGPSSFPPM; encoded by the coding sequence ATGGCTCGCAAGAAGGTGACCCTGCAGTGGATCGCCAACGACGCGACCCGTCGCGCCACCTTCAAGAAGCGGCGCAAGGGCCTGATGAAGAAGGCGAGCGAGCTGGCGACGCTGTGCGACGTGGACGCCTGCGTCGTCGTGTACGGCGAGGGCGAGACCCAGCCGGAGGTGTGGCCCGACGTGGCCAAGGCGGCGCAGGTGCTGGCCCGGTTCAAGGCCATGCCTGAGCTGGACCAGTGCAAAAAAATGATGGACATGGAGGGGTTCCTGACGCAGCGCATCGACAAGCTCAAGGAGCAGCTCCACAAGGCGCAGCGCGAGAACCGGGAGCGCGAGACCACGCTCCTCCTCCACGACGCCATCGTGGGGCGACGCCCGAGCCTCGTCGGCCTCTCCGTCGAGGACATCGCCGGGCTCGGCTGGATGGTGGAGAACCGCCTCGTCGGCGTCAAGGAATCCCTCGagcgccaccaccaccaggTCCAGGCCGCCGGCGGGAAGCAGCCGCAGGGTGGTCACCAGGGCAACGCCGTCGTTCCCCCGCCGACCCTGCAGCTGCAGATGCCGCCTCAGGTGAGCCTGCAGCCGCTGATGCCCTACAACATCGGCGGCGGCCCCGCCGGGCAGACGGACGGTGTGCATCATCAGGCGCCGCCGCACCCGCAGGCCAGCAGCTGGTTGATGGAAGTGGCCAGGGCCGGAGGGGACCTCGGCGCGCTCGTCTACAGCGGCTTCAGTGGTGGGCGCGGGAGCTTCGGAGGctccgccggcgccggcaccaGCACCAGCGCTGTGGCGGCAGACATGCTGCCTCATCTGGGCAATTTTGGCGCCGGATTTGGGTGGTCTGATCCTGCTGGCCCTTCTTCTTTCCCTCCGATGTAA
- the LOC8064555 gene encoding uncharacterized protein LOC8064555 produces the protein MSYFSSRFAPSPYPFVHGYSRETITGIREGTTPPPRTRPSQAAAPSICSRPPALPPPSAQATSSAAAMALSSSRSHHLLRLLFRGFHASARTLARAEPHEFSKPSRYLGSWEPVAEPQEAWGRLDRLCKWYVRDVQLRRQYAYEVQLMEAERQRKAEATRIANQERKAAKLAAAQTRAAERRAFEDFRQTLIGFDPSWRGRRRQRRWPGADRRGGAGGLARALSPPECP, from the coding sequence ATGTCTTATTTCTCTTCCCGTTTTGCACCTTCTCCTTATCCATTCGTTCACGGTTATTCACGGGAGACAATCACAGGAATTCGAGAGGGGACAACTCCCCCGCCGCGGACGAGACCGAGCCAAGCCGCCGCCCCGTCGATCTGCTCCAGGCCACCGGCGCTGCCTCCTCCGTCCGCACAAGCCACAAGTTCTGCGGCGGCGATGGCGCTCTCCTCCTCCCGGTCGCACCACCTCCTGCGCCTGCTCTTCCGGGGCTTCCACGCCTCCGCGCGGACCCTGGCGCGGGCGGAGCCACACGAGTTCTCCAAGCCCAGCAGGTACCTGGGCAGCTGGGAGCCTGTGGCGGAGCCCCAGGAGGCGTGGGGGCGGCTGGACCGGCTGTGCAAGTGGTACGTGCGCGACGTGCAGCTACGGCGGCAGTACGCCTACGAGGTGCAGCTGATGGAGGCCGAGCGGCAGCGGAAGGCCGAGGCCACCCGCATCGCCAACCAGGAGCGCAAGGCCGCCAAGCTCGCTGCCGCCCAGACGCGCGCCGCCGAGCGCCGCGCGTTCGAGGACTTCCGCCAGACCCTCATAGGCTTCGATCCCTCCTGGCGCGGACGGAGGAGGCAGCGCCGGTGGCCTGGCGCAGATCGAcggggcggcgccggcggcttgGCTCGTGCATTGTCCCCTCCCGAATGCCCGTGA